ataaatgtgataatttccagaatattcattagctacataaacttgcaatattttaaagtatttaaatatttgatcaaataatctcaaatcaaactttagacattacacaccatgatctcatggaagaggaaaATGTTGCAGTTCATAgtgtcaaacaggtgtttaggaaagtgctgtggtagtttttgttgctatttagtgttttggaaaTATTTAGAAAATCAAATCAACGGAGTCTTTTACCCCACGGAGCCTtcagccccgttgtaccctatattaaatacaaaattaatattacaatatgAGAAGTTACAAATATTTGATACACAAATAAACTATTTCATTGTCTAATGTCTGATACAGCAGGACTTGCTCAACCAGATGGATACTGTCGATCTAAATCAACTTTCAGGTATAATCTTTGCTCattaacatctttttttattgCCAGCACAACATGGTATTGCCAAGTTTCCTTCCATGACAGAAAGTGAGGTTGAAGGATAGGCTCTTGCAATGCTGCTGACTAGACCGCATTTCCAATATATATTTTCTACTTCACAGAGACCCAACAATGGGAGACCTGTTCCCATCAAAACatacagaccactccatccaaCTACTTTGACATCTCTGACTCCGGTGTGCATTGCATGCAGAATAGCACACCGCCTCCAGTCCAGCAGCCCTACACTACAGGTAACTCCACAAGCAGTTTTTGTCTTTGCAGTTGTTTTTTTTGACCCACATCATAACTAATTGGTCTATGTGATAACATATAGCTAGCTGGTCATTATTGCGAAAtaaacaacctagtctcataaaattaacattactataaaaatgttacatttcgtCGCAGtgttctggtgaaatgaacactagaggcgctacaaaaaCTTTGTGTTTTATTCGCTTTCACACAAGTCccggctacaatggctgattatgactatataaacacatatttttcacactattactcacacactgctatgttatgatatcaaaacacttttactctatgTGCCATTTGTAAAAGgatatattttaatgcttgtattacagccCACCTACAttttacacttattccaatgtgattaacttccACAGTAGCTCAACTAATAGAGTGTTGAACTTCAGACTTTGAAGACCTCAGTTCGAGTTCAGCCAAGTacgcaagctgacatgtgacacAAGAGTATCTTAGAAGCATCAGGAGATGATGcgtttgcttcagaaaatgtgcttttcggaggtctgggtagctcagtgagtattgacgctgactaccacccctggaattgcaagttcaaatccagggtgtgctgagtgactccagccaggtctcctaagcagccaaattggcccagtttccagggagggtagagtcacatggggtaacctccttgtgttcacgattaggggttctggctatcaatggggcgtgtggtaagttgtgcgtggatcgcggagaatagcatgagcctccacatgctgtgagtctccgcggtgtcatgcacgacgggccacatgataagatgtgcggattgactgtatcagaagcggaggcaactgagacttgtcctccaccacccggattgaggtgagtaactgtgccaccacgaggacctagtaagtagtgggaattgggcattccaaattggggagaaaaggggatttaaaaaagAATTATGATTTAGTGTATTATGTAATGTAACTTTCTATTATGTAACTCttgattttagatcactgttggttaggtttaaggtaaaGTTGTAGgatagggaggtacgttttactcattaaaacctccatctaatattcaccttaaaaacctcatctggttacaacaccatttcactcgctttcggcgccccccgctggacatttcactgggaaactgcagcgaaatgcaCAATAAAGCACGTAATTCCGTTTTCAAACGATCAGGCTGAAAATAAAcgcagacagggtgatcaggtctCTGCCGCAAAGGGAGTGGATTGTGCTTAATTTGAAAGCTTCTTAAAGTGTCATAAGTCTTGTGagggcatacaataggttttggtgagaaataacCTGAAATGTAAGTATTTTTTGCTATAAATGCTAGGAAAGAAGTGCTCACAGTGGCACGCGATCACGCAAGACCTTACGTTTTTAGTGctaacaatgcaagttctcatgtGACTCTGAGTGTGAATGAGTTTCACTTATAACGTTCGTAAAGTGTAAGTTGCAACGGACGTGAAGGttttgtgctgatattcagtacaacagcataaTAAAGTTCTATAAAAGATGATAGACTGGAAATTAAATGTTGTATAATCTGTTATATTTTTCTTTAGTGCACGCAGAGAACCCCCTTTCCATCCATGACCTTGAGATCTCAATCAGCTACAGAAAAACAGAAGTTCTGAAAACCCGCCTGTGTTCACCACTGGTTCAGTTTTACTACCAGTGTGACCCATCTGAGCTTAGAGGGGCAACCATACGCTTTCCGAACACTGAGGGTCTAATCGACTACAAACAAGTCCAGTACACTAAATGCATCCTAGATAGTATCCAAAGAGGTCTGCAGCTGGAAATATGCCAAAATGGCATATACGGCTTCCGGCAGGACAATTGTAACGTGTTTGTCAGCACCTGCGGCCCCTCTGAGATCCAGAACCCAGAGCCCAGAAAACTGCGTCAGAACTTCAAGGAGGAACTGCTGAGCTTTGAAAAGTACATAAAAGGTATGAACTACGAGATGTTTACTAAACGTACTGAACAATCTCAACatgtgccttaaaggaatattctaggttaatTGTTTAAGGTCAATGTACAATATGCATGGCATGTATAGTACCACAAAAGATCATTTTGACTTAACCCttagtttataaaaacaaataaaaaatgcagtgtagcaatgcatttacaatggaagttaatggggcaagcgtacaacacagcaaataagcatttaaaatagGCAAATCATTTTTCGATAAAGGTCCATATTCCGATTAAGCCGATTTCCTGAAAATTGCAAGAGTGTACATGTAATTCCATAATCTGAATGAACAAAGACATGCAGTTTTCCAGCTATTTTCTGCTGGAAATACTGGAAATGCTCACTCCAGTTATTACACTGTAATTTTAGACTGTTATTTAATcaagtatttaaaggaatattcagggttcagtacaagttaagctcagtcgacagcatttgtgtcagtgttgattatcacaaaaattcattttgactggtcccaccttttctttaaaaaaaaaaagcacaaattgaggttgcagtgaggcacttacaatggaagtgaatggggccaatttttgaacgttaaaatactcactgttcaaAAGTATagttacaaaacataaacaatatgcatgttaacatgattttagtgtgataaaatcacttactaaccttttctgtgtaaagttatacacaattttacaacttcgttgccatgacgacataaacGGCGTAAACCTATTAAccctaaaacaacagtaaaactgaggatttaaacaactttacagctcaaataatacatgatttttaacagaagaattaatgtaagtgcttttataaaaatacaagCTTCAAATTTTtacctttaaacactccaaaaactgccccattcacttccattgtaagtgccttactgtatcctcaatttttgcttttttaaacaaaaaaacagcactcGCTTGTGTGCAAAAAAAAGACCGGTAGATACTGATGTGATCAATAAAAACGCGAGGAATAAGTTTGTGATCTAGTTTGCTTGATTTCCAGAGGATGATCTTAAAAAGTGTCACTTTTGACTCAGAAACACTGGATTTAGTATATTTAAGAGATTCAGAGAAACACCAGTTGCTGTATAGTTTGACTGaaattttaaagtgcatgtaaatgtactgactgtggcttaaagggacagtgaaaattctctcatcatttactcaccctcatgccattcaagatgtgtatgactttcattcttaagcagaacacaaatgaagatttttagaagaatatttcagctgtataggtccatacaatacaagtgaatggtgaccaggacttgaagctccaaaaagcacataaaaaaagcagcataaaaggaatccataagacaccagtggtttaatccatgtcttttgaatcaatatgatatgtgtgggggagaaacagatcgatattttagtcatttttatttactataaatgctcctctctgcccagtaggtggcgatatgcacgaagaatgtgaatttttatgtgctttttggagcttcagagttctggtcaccattcacttgcattgtacggacctacagagctgaaatattcttctaaaaatcttaatttgtgttcagcagaagaaagaaagtcatacacatctgggatggcatgagggtgagaaaatgattttttgggtgaactatatcccTTTAATGTGCCACAACGTTGTCTTATTTGCATTAGGGCAATGCATGTTGCTCAGCAGCCTCTGATTTGAATATTAACATTTGTTTCAGATCTAAAGGATTTCCAAGAGAACAAACGTGGGTCTCCAGATTATACCATCTACCTGTGCTTTGGACAGAAACTCCCAGATGGAAAGCCTTTGGAGAAAAAACTCATAGTTGTCAAAGTAAATATCACAAATATAGAATTTCTCTAAAGCTGGTAAGTTGTGTCGCCTGTGTTTAAGTGCTGTAACTTGTCTCTTTTCCACTCTGCACAGGTTGTACCTCTGATATGCCGTGAACTTCATGAAAGAGCTCAAATGGAGGGAGCGTCCTCTCTTCTAAATGACAACGTTAGCTTGCAGATCTCCCACAACAGCCTTTTTGACCTTATAAACTCTTTGGGTCTGCCTTCAATGGATTAAATCATGTGTCCACCATTAAACTAGTCATTTGAAATTCAGTATAAATACATTCTTGTTGTATCTGAACTTTCCATATGTTATTTCCATGGGGCATTCTTAGGTGGTTTCGTAGGGGCTTTTTTGGCTTGTATTGTAAATGGTCAAAATGTTGGGCAGGGTTTGGTACTTCTATGTAATAATGTTAATTTAACTTAATGaaattacagtatattgttcAAACTAACAGAAATGTTGTGTATTTGGAAACATTTTCTGATGAGGTCTGAGGCCTCATTTTCATATCTTGTCTTCTAGTGAAGAGTCTTTTACATTTTGCCCAAAGGGCTGCATTTGCATTGCTTCTAGtctatttcctcctctatgaATGAGATGTCTTGAAAGTTTGGTGTCATTAAGATGCTGAACTTATGTAAAAAACTAGTGGTTgacataagttttttttttttttttttttttaaatgtattgtctGATACCagtaaatgacagcatgcactcaggCTGGtatgaacaaaacctgatgatcgtGTTATTTAGcctgatttgagaatgttccaatcagcatcttgtgtgcttcagtggaagcaaagaAATCTAACCTTTTATAAGTTAGCATAGTCAGTGTCAAAATTTGCTTACATTATATAAtgatttgattagtgacctagagtagaaatagtgcagaatattaaatacaattattcattttatgtcataactgttttattttttattttttatttttgcaacatCTAAATGGATTTATTTCtagtttgtttaaaataaaatatttaatcccATACTTTCAATGTGGTCTCATACTTTTGGTACCAACTGTGtatattacacaatttaatatatacaatttaatgataacaaataaaatgtacacaaaattgcttaATTTAAATGAACACCATAGCCACTGAAAATGCACCTCATCTATTGACAGGCTGAAACTCAGTGGAATGATAATCGGTCAGTTATCGTCTGATGCTGTTAATCTAAAAACAGCcaaatatcagctgattaatcgaTATATCACTATTTAAACTACATACACTACAAATATACCTTAAAAAAAACTCTGACTCAATTTGAATATTCttttcacaatatacagtatgattgTGCATGATAAATCGTCTTTACTCAAAGAATAtgtattattaacatttttctattttattattgAAATATTTCTATTTACATTTAAGATTTACGAATTTcataattgaattgtgtaatttttaacaaaatatttaggtttttaatcatttattttgttaaagataattCTTAATCTGATAGAAATTTGTTGTATAATTAAaatcttaaagaaaaaaaagtgttgcattcaaaatcataaactaaaaaagtaattatttttaaggtttaaacatttctttttcattacacattttcataaaatttaattgagtaatctttaatagcACTAAATACCTctgatattttaagttttataacATTTTGATAAAGAATACAATTCAGTTTGAAGGAGACTTGTGatttgaaatgcataaatgttaaaaataggctaaaatatacaatatatacagtactgtgcaaaagttttaggcacttgtgaaaaatgttgcatagtgaggatgtcttcaaaaataatgacataaatagttttcatttatcacttaatgtcatacaaagtccagtaaacataaaaaagctaaatcaatattcggtgtgaccacctttgcctttaaaacagcaccaattctcctaggtacacctggacacagtttttcttagttgttggcagataggatgttccaagcttcttggagaatttgttacagttcttctgtctatttaatctcaattgcttctgtctctttatgcaatctcagactgacacaatgtccagtggggggctctgtgggggccataacatctgttgcagggctccctgttcttctattctaatcatttctatttgcagaaggaatgtttgggagtctaaaatgtatattacttattgacacactacagctctggaaaaagatggtgtggttgtttcaaggagcacaatacgacgatacttgaacaaaaatgagctgcatggtcgagttgccagaaaaaagccaatgccacaaaaaagcctggttaaaatatgcccgacaacaccttgacacgcctcacagcttctggcacactgtaatttggagtgacgagtccaaaatagagctttatggtcacaaccataagcgctatgtttggagaggggtcaacaagtattgtgctccttggaaacaaccacaccatctttttccagagcagcctgtatttctcctgaggttacattgttacgcaggtcttttgacagttcttttctgctccccatggcttagtatctagcctgctcagtgcatccacgtgagagctaacaaacacattgactatttatacacagacattaattgcaatttaagaagccacaggtgtgggaaattcatctttaattgccatttaaacctgtgtgtgtcaccttgtgtgtctgtaacaaggccaaatattcaagggtatgtaaacttttgatcagggccatttctgttatcattatgatttaaaaaggagccaaacaactatgtgataataaatggcttcatatgataactatccttaaataaaagacagttcatcagtcatattttcaaaatcaatgccaatatttcacagtttctgccagggtatgcaaacttttgagcacaactgtgtgtgtgtgtgtgtatatatatatatatatatatatatatatatatatatatacacacactcacacacacacactcactctaccggttaaatgttttgaaacacttgactgaaatgtttctcatgatcttaaaaatcttttgatctgaaggcgtacgcttaaatgtttgaaattagttttgtagacaaaaatattattgtgccaccatattaatttatttcattataaaactcaaatttaattaaaaaaaaaaaaaaaaaaaagtttttgaaattgatgacttggaccaaataataaagaaaagcagccactaagtgcccaacatagatgggaactccttcaatactgtttaaaaagcatcccagggtgacacctcaagaagttggttgagaaaatgtcaagagtacatgtctgcaaattctaggcaaagggtgactactttgaagatgctaaaatataacacagttttgatttattttggattttgtttagtcaacataattcccatagttttgatgactttactattattctaaagtatttcaaaacttaattatatatatatatgagtgtgtgtgtgtgtttgtgtgtatagtcatacaacttaaaaaaaacatgccaaatgcaattaatgttttttattaaagtacttaaaattatttacaaaacagCAATGTGGATCCTCCAGTTCACATCAAACATGATGTAATGTGACAGTTGAGGCCATCAAGTTCACAGACAAACTCTTCTCAGGGTTGATGTGAAAAACTCAAGAATCCAAAACACCACAGGAAAACAGGCCAAGCATTTTGTACATCTTACCATGATATGAAACCAGTACAAGTCAAATGATTTTCAAAAATATTACAAACCACTTTTCAAACCATT
This genomic window from Myxocyprinus asiaticus isolate MX2 ecotype Aquarium Trade chromosome 48, UBuf_Myxa_2, whole genome shotgun sequence contains:
- the LOC127437578 gene encoding interferon regulatory factor 3-like isoform X2 encodes the protein MSAMQSSFCKPQFGLWLIEQVESGLYEGLRMIPGSTDTFRIPWKHNACRNLGEEDIKIFKEWAVVSGKINEHPNDKAKWKTNFRCALYSLKNFQMLHDNSKDKDDPHKIYRIIRPQNHQETQHQPTFIAEIYKPANNYTSPELEQDLLNQMDTVDLNQLSETQQWETCSHQNIQTTPSNYFDISDSGVHCMQNSTPPPVQQPYTTVHAENPLSIHDLEISISYRKTEVLKTRLCSPLVQFYYQCDPSELRGATIRFPNTEGLIDYKQVQYTKCILDSIQRGLQLEICQNGIYGFRQDNCNVFVSTCGPSEIQNPEPRKLRQNFKEELLSFEKYIKDLKDFQENKRGSPDYTIYLCFGQKLPDGKPLEKKLIVVKVVPLICRELHERAQMEGASSLLNDNVSLQISHNSLFDLINSLGLPSMD
- the LOC127437578 gene encoding interferon regulatory factor 3-like isoform X1, with the translated sequence MSAMQSSSFCKPQFGLWLIEQVESGLYEGLRMIPGSTDTFRIPWKHNACRNLGEEDIKIFKEWAVVSGKINEHPNDKAKWKTNFRCALYSLKNFQMLHDNSKDKDDPHKIYRIIRPQNHQETQHQPTFIAEIYKPANNYTSPELEQDLLNQMDTVDLNQLSETQQWETCSHQNIQTTPSNYFDISDSGVHCMQNSTPPPVQQPYTTVHAENPLSIHDLEISISYRKTEVLKTRLCSPLVQFYYQCDPSELRGATIRFPNTEGLIDYKQVQYTKCILDSIQRGLQLEICQNGIYGFRQDNCNVFVSTCGPSEIQNPEPRKLRQNFKEELLSFEKYIKDLKDFQENKRGSPDYTIYLCFGQKLPDGKPLEKKLIVVKVVPLICRELHERAQMEGASSLLNDNVSLQISHNSLFDLINSLGLPSMD
- the LOC127437578 gene encoding interferon regulatory factor 3-like isoform X3; this translates as MSAMQSSSFCKPQFGLWLIEQVESGLYEGLRMIPGSTDTFRIPWKHNACRNLGEEDIKIFKEWAVVSGKINEHPNDKAKWKTNFRCALYSLKNFQMLHDNSKDKDDPHKIYRIIRPQNHQETQHQPTFIAEIYKPANNYTSPELEDLLNQMDTVDLNQLSETQQWETCSHQNIQTTPSNYFDISDSGVHCMQNSTPPPVQQPYTTVHAENPLSIHDLEISISYRKTEVLKTRLCSPLVQFYYQCDPSELRGATIRFPNTEGLIDYKQVQYTKCILDSIQRGLQLEICQNGIYGFRQDNCNVFVSTCGPSEIQNPEPRKLRQNFKEELLSFEKYIKDLKDFQENKRGSPDYTIYLCFGQKLPDGKPLEKKLIVVKVVPLICRELHERAQMEGASSLLNDNVSLQISHNSLFDLINSLGLPSMD